Proteins encoded in a region of the Elizabethkingia bruuniana genome:
- a CDS encoding YceI family protein encodes MKKISVLALVAVGLLAASCNKAKTDTSVATEQSVAESKGEKLAVDTVASVVNWKAFHKGGFAPRWGTLNVKSGDLSIEGGQVAAGNFIIDMTSIKVDPASVTEADKKPAELEAHLKNPDFFNVEKNPVSDFKITSVADLKETPKDAVAGANKTISGNLTLLGKTMNVTFPAKVDVTADAAAIQAKFTVNRTDWGIKFGTTESDPAEWMISKDIEIAIDVKAKK; translated from the coding sequence ATGAAAAAAATTAGTGTATTAGCATTAGTAGCAGTAGGATTGCTTGCAGCATCATGTAATAAAGCAAAAACAGATACGTCAGTAGCTACAGAGCAGTCGGTTGCAGAAAGCAAAGGAGAAAAGTTAGCAGTAGATACAGTAGCTTCTGTGGTAAACTGGAAAGCTTTCCACAAAGGCGGATTTGCACCTCGTTGGGGAACTCTTAATGTAAAATCAGGAGATCTGAGCATTGAAGGTGGACAGGTAGCAGCGGGTAACTTTATTATTGATATGACTTCTATTAAAGTAGATCCAGCTTCAGTAACAGAGGCTGATAAAAAGCCAGCAGAACTTGAAGCTCACTTGAAGAATCCTGACTTCTTTAATGTAGAGAAAAATCCTGTTTCTGACTTCAAAATTACAAGCGTAGCAGATTTGAAAGAGACTCCAAAAGATGCTGTTGCAGGAGCTAATAAAACAATAAGCGGAAATCTTACTTTACTTGGAAAAACAATGAATGTTACTTTCCCTGCTAAAGTAGATGTTACTGCAGATGCAGCGGCTATTCAGGCTAAGTTCACTGTAAACAGAACAGACTGGGGTATTAAATTCGGTACTACTGAATCTGATCCGGCTGAATGGATGATCAGCAAAGACATCGAAATCGCAATTGATGTAAAAGCTAAAAAATAA
- a CDS encoding fimbrillin family protein: MNNTTTYRSCSRIFSTLFSALLLTFSVASCSPDNNEGSSAGGEGMKMVIKVDGVIGTEVIQPVSKMAVASVSSTMSLTGGTTVGNTSGLTTASGFIADAKAEQAPMDATVGNQILKSAVASTGNLNNNLIAATQPMPVGYTYRILIYDKATGLLWKTVQATSGTPVSLDAVKGGTYTWYAYSYNNNEAIPEPANTASPSIDTAIDKDLLYATGEVVVAKTPQNQQDTYNVAITFQHKVAQVSVKVDASILAEYATINSFKASFAQNNYLKKGTFDIKGGSISNLQVIPTTDIFTALSPTNVWEANYYTADPAALTSYKVNIDDLQVHFTDAAAAVADRNLATYNGAANKPSFTYNFTSPASGQRLLGVANLWYMLTSKRILHISNNTSYGYALEQGRSWAFLNAKENFGNLPTSLVKMSPWTSGGGAWIGGNATDDKTENWVNYSASTAGDNNIINKINPADASKKPDIIILGYDVLYIRPAVATALLDYINNNGIVIMLLQDSVGTENRSFFNSLFGVSNITLDSNGSGGAMYPLVGTNSNDKILNGQVGDARGQYWGEDAGTTLGIVNVPLSQVTVYSYGQAINRTGSNSGITMFKHNTKNFFYVGDGGFVSNGDLTSATICPFNYDATTKRPLPKPYGDAGNGYTSRSKSAYNSIVMGNIMVWAARTSEFNGFKPWKYAAPPTP; encoded by the coding sequence ATGAATAATACAACTACATATAGAAGCTGTAGCAGAATATTCTCAACATTGTTCTCGGCTTTACTCTTAACGTTTTCTGTAGCAAGTTGTTCGCCGGATAATAATGAGGGGTCATCTGCTGGAGGCGAAGGAATGAAAATGGTGATAAAAGTAGACGGCGTAATAGGGACAGAGGTTATTCAACCTGTTAGTAAAATGGCAGTAGCATCAGTAAGCAGCACGATGTCCCTTACTGGAGGTACAACAGTAGGAAATACTTCCGGACTAACTACGGCCAGCGGATTTATCGCAGATGCTAAAGCGGAACAAGCACCTATGGACGCGACGGTAGGAAATCAGATCCTGAAATCAGCAGTTGCAAGCACGGGTAACCTGAATAATAATCTTATAGCGGCTACACAGCCGATGCCGGTGGGGTATACTTATCGTATTCTTATTTATGATAAGGCTACAGGATTATTATGGAAAACTGTACAAGCCACTTCCGGAACACCAGTATCTCTGGATGCTGTAAAAGGAGGAACCTACACATGGTATGCATACTCTTATAATAATAACGAAGCAATACCTGAGCCGGCGAATACGGCAAGTCCTTCTATAGATACAGCAATAGACAAAGATTTACTTTACGCTACAGGAGAAGTAGTGGTTGCTAAAACTCCGCAAAATCAACAGGATACTTACAATGTAGCTATTACATTTCAGCACAAAGTGGCACAGGTAAGTGTAAAAGTGGATGCTTCAATATTAGCAGAATATGCAACCATCAATAGTTTTAAGGCAAGCTTTGCACAGAATAATTATCTGAAAAAAGGAACTTTTGATATTAAAGGAGGTAGTATAAGTAATTTACAGGTTATTCCGACAACGGATATTTTTACAGCGCTGTCACCTACAAACGTATGGGAAGCTAATTATTATACTGCAGATCCTGCAGCTTTAACTTCATATAAGGTGAATATAGATGATCTTCAGGTGCATTTTACAGATGCAGCAGCAGCAGTTGCCGACAGAAATCTTGCGACTTACAACGGAGCAGCAAATAAGCCCTCATTTACTTACAATTTTACTTCTCCGGCTTCCGGGCAGCGATTACTGGGAGTTGCCAACTTATGGTATATGCTTACTTCAAAAAGAATTCTGCATATTTCAAATAATACAAGCTATGGTTATGCTTTGGAACAAGGCCGTTCATGGGCTTTCCTAAATGCTAAAGAAAACTTCGGGAACCTGCCTACAAGCTTGGTTAAAATGTCACCATGGACGTCTGGCGGGGGTGCGTGGATTGGAGGAAATGCTACTGATGATAAGACAGAAAACTGGGTGAACTATAGTGCTAGTACTGCCGGAGATAATAATATTATCAATAAAATTAATCCTGCAGACGCATCCAAAAAACCGGATATTATAATTCTTGGATATGATGTTCTTTATATCAGACCGGCTGTAGCAACAGCATTATTGGACTATATTAACAATAATGGAATTGTAATAATGCTGCTTCAGGATAGTGTAGGCACCGAAAACAGAAGTTTCTTTAACAGCTTATTTGGGGTTTCAAATATTACTCTGGATTCCAATGGTAGTGGTGGTGCCATGTATCCTTTGGTAGGAACAAATTCTAATGACAAAATACTGAATGGCCAGGTAGGAGATGCGCGCGGACAATATTGGGGAGAAGATGCCGGTACAACTCTTGGGATTGTAAATGTTCCGTTGAGCCAAGTGACCGTATATTCCTACGGACAAGCCATTAACAGAACGGGTTCTAATTCGGGTATTACCATGTTTAAGCATAATACTAAGAACTTTTTCTATGTAGGAGACGGTGGCTTTGTTTCGAACGGGGATCTTACTTCGGCTACTATATGTCCTTTTAATTATGATGCCACAACTAAAAGACCATTGCCAAAACCATACGGAGATGCGGGAAATGGTTATACTTCCCGAAGTAAAAGTGCTTATAATAGTATTGTGATGGGGAATATTATGGTATGGGCTGCAAGAACTTCTGAGTTTAATGGCTTTAAACCATGGAAATATGCAGCTCCTCCAACTCCGTAA
- a CDS encoding AraC family transcriptional regulator, whose protein sequence is MKNLHIENITVKELKLVNESIQFRTQAFLSLVYIVKGEGELSYEEHQIDFIKGKLIIIPQHQAYHFKSANAELIVIQCPVEFIDKIRLEADRIESCENLYKLQYISNNHHSRAGCVFRNKNDESFAETLILQIAREYRNKTEDYLIIRNSISILLNLITRNIIKSEASDIEKNRKAFSIMKIITYIQQHIKDKERLRIPVIAEHFRISENYFGEYFKQQTGISYQEYLLDYRLKLVENYLRHSSIRLSEIAYELQFSDESHLSKLFKKHKGITPGAYRKLK, encoded by the coding sequence ATGAAAAACCTGCATATAGAAAATATTACCGTAAAAGAATTAAAATTGGTTAATGAATCCATTCAGTTCCGGACACAGGCTTTTCTTAGCCTCGTTTATATTGTTAAAGGTGAAGGAGAACTCTCTTACGAGGAGCATCAGATAGATTTTATAAAAGGGAAACTTATTATAATTCCTCAGCATCAGGCTTATCATTTCAAAAGTGCAAATGCAGAACTAATAGTCATACAGTGCCCTGTTGAGTTTATTGACAAAATACGCCTCGAAGCGGACCGTATAGAAAGCTGTGAAAATTTGTATAAACTACAATACATAAGCAATAACCATCACTCACGTGCAGGATGTGTATTCCGGAATAAAAATGATGAGTCTTTTGCAGAGACCCTTATCCTTCAAATTGCAAGAGAATACAGAAACAAAACGGAGGACTATCTTATCATCAGAAATAGTATCTCCATTTTACTCAACCTTATTACCCGTAATATTATTAAAAGCGAAGCTTCTGATATAGAAAAGAACCGGAAAGCATTTTCCATTATGAAGATTATCACCTATATACAGCAGCATATAAAGGATAAAGAAAGGCTTCGTATCCCGGTTATTGCAGAACATTTCCGGATTTCCGAAAACTATTTTGGTGAATATTTCAAACAGCAGACAGGTATTTCTTATCAGGAATATTTACTGGATTATCGTTTAAAACTCGTAGAAAACTATCTGCGCCACAGCAGCATCCGCCTGAGCGAAATAGCTTATGAATTACAATTCAGTGATGAAAGCCATCTTTCAAAGCTATTTAAAAAACATAAGGGTATAACCCCAGGGGCGTACAGGAAACTGAAATAA
- a CDS encoding bestrophin family protein, translated as MITTKYINYKQILNLSGLHVIILTIWCTLVAALFYFFKWQWMVIPWVPVALIGTAEAFYVGFKNNQAYDRLWEARKIWGGIVNSSRSFTSMLYAFNTADESDLELEKKRKKLAYRHIAWLYTFREQLLVPTEWEHISIEKHGVNVDQRRNRIIKAGFPDYGRTPIFLNKYLSEEEVALQSEYKNFATYLISQQAKEVNELKNSKDISDFNQMQLQECLNLFYDYQGQAERIKKFPSPRQFASTAFIFNVIFMMLLPLGLVNEFAKLGNWGILLSVPFCVIIGWIYIVMELVGDYSENPFAGLMFDIPMLSICRTIEIDMLQMIGENKDDLPEGITSKHGVLV; from the coding sequence ATGATCACAACCAAATACATTAATTATAAGCAAATCCTTAACCTCTCGGGGCTCCATGTTATTATACTCACCATATGGTGTACGCTGGTAGCTGCACTTTTTTATTTTTTTAAATGGCAATGGATGGTTATTCCGTGGGTACCTGTAGCACTTATTGGTACTGCTGAAGCATTCTATGTAGGCTTTAAAAATAATCAGGCTTATGACAGATTATGGGAGGCAAGAAAAATATGGGGAGGCATTGTTAATTCCAGCCGTTCTTTTACTTCTATGCTTTATGCCTTTAATACTGCAGATGAAAGCGATCTGGAACTGGAGAAAAAAAGAAAAAAATTAGCCTACCGCCATATTGCATGGTTGTATACTTTCCGTGAGCAGCTTTTGGTTCCTACCGAATGGGAACACATCAGTATTGAGAAACACGGGGTGAATGTAGACCAAAGACGTAACAGAATTATTAAGGCCGGATTCCCGGATTATGGAAGAACACCTATTTTCTTAAACAAATATCTTTCTGAAGAAGAAGTAGCATTACAGTCGGAATATAAAAACTTTGCTACTTATCTGATATCACAACAGGCTAAAGAAGTCAATGAACTAAAAAACAGTAAGGATATTTCGGATTTCAACCAAATGCAGCTTCAGGAATGTCTGAATCTGTTTTACGATTATCAGGGTCAGGCTGAGAGAATTAAAAAATTCCCTTCCCCAAGACAGTTTGCCAGTACCGCCTTTATCTTCAATGTTATCTTTATGATGCTTTTACCATTGGGGCTTGTGAATGAGTTTGCCAAACTGGGAAACTGGGGAATACTACTCAGCGTTCCATTCTGTGTTATCATCGGCTGGATTTATATCGTAATGGAACTAGTGGGTGACTATTCAGAAAACCCTTTTGCCGGATTGATGTTCGATATTCCAATGCTGTCCATTTGCAGAACCATTGAAATAGACATGCTCCAGATGATTGGTGAAAATAAAGACGATCTGCCGGAAGGCATAACATCTAAGCACGGCGTTCTGGTATAG
- a CDS encoding helix-turn-helix transcriptional regulator, with protein MQNRIINEEGSIHSLYINLINKYLYFLFCVFLVFALFIGFFLKDVPISLFLIFISFSFLLIGKVKKSDYSKKLLNTLVSSVIIVLTLHISFFHVYNYGDVGDEYFYFSLLFVIPFFFDYKTQKNIVYVLVLVILLNFIVVESFDLNFIPRNKFLAGNNYKVLKVVNIIFSVTTFFFHIGFIADKDYKIKLLVKNVNSKRLQIADLAATNKELSKKIVIIQDLVQNKVKEIIDLAEQKSPLFLEKFQLFFPDFIPALLNINPDLVSSELQMCALIKLEFRTKDIAVCTDSTVKSVESRKYRVKKKLNIPGDVNIDCFLSNL; from the coding sequence ATGCAAAACAGAATTATTAATGAAGAAGGAAGTATTCATAGTCTATACATAAATTTAATCAACAAATATTTGTATTTTCTGTTTTGTGTATTTCTTGTTTTTGCCTTATTTATCGGATTTTTTCTAAAGGATGTACCCATATCTTTATTCCTGATTTTTATTTCATTCAGTTTTCTTTTAATTGGCAAGGTTAAGAAGTCAGACTATTCCAAAAAACTTCTAAATACCCTTGTCAGCAGTGTCATTATAGTTCTTACACTTCATATCAGCTTTTTTCATGTTTACAATTATGGAGATGTCGGAGATGAATATTTCTATTTTTCCTTACTTTTTGTAATACCCTTTTTCTTTGATTATAAAACTCAGAAAAATATTGTGTATGTATTGGTATTGGTTATTCTACTAAATTTTATTGTTGTTGAATCTTTTGATCTGAATTTTATTCCGAGAAACAAATTTTTAGCAGGAAATAATTATAAAGTACTGAAAGTCGTAAACATTATATTTTCGGTAACTACATTTTTTTTTCATATTGGCTTTATTGCCGATAAAGATTATAAAATAAAGCTTCTGGTAAAAAATGTAAACTCAAAAAGATTGCAAATTGCAGATTTAGCAGCTACAAATAAAGAACTCAGTAAAAAGATTGTTATTATCCAAGACCTTGTACAAAATAAGGTTAAAGAAATCATTGATCTGGCTGAACAAAAATCACCTCTTTTTCTGGAAAAATTTCAGCTGTTTTTTCCAGATTTTATACCCGCACTTCTTAACATTAATCCAGACCTTGTTTCTTCCGAACTACAAATGTGTGCATTAATAAAACTAGAATTCAGAACAAAAGATATAGCAGTCTGTACCGACTCTACTGTAAAATCTGTAGAGAGCAGAAAATACAGAGTAAAGAAAAAACTCAATATACCAGGAGATGTGAACATAGATTGCTTTTTGAGTAATCTATAA
- a CDS encoding PQQ-binding-like beta-propeller repeat protein, with product MKKLLLFPIILQTLLGCNSAPPAELTKMEHSTLLVATQGSIYNFDLDENKIAWQYNSPIDSTGNRNLFTLDGQNIFMPFESGKLINFDVNTGKIIWKQQVDGSEDLPIDLGGNDNQQNQKLQSIMPLFMSQPLVDGQNIIIASTGQPETTNAWLYNFNRTTGEKTWASPLPTVFNLYAPVKYRDNYFVNSAVFLEMYTQIGTHTSYGMFDGDVEIAGQPLQHHDVSQFEYPIYNQMQTDGKNLFIGDEKGKFYCLNLDKNASLPNSDISDPNNTFIKNPKVFKWIFKDDHYSFAGDAKSFLEDDILYTVLRDGIRTESCIFAIDTDNGKTKWKQVIKADIINWSTVKDKIIGNTENTIFYMDANGKNFTEVKIKNKPLSNIESIDKTHFIYATQKGIEIFDTNTRTSKLVISKYFKDNQHNNLQIKYIYK from the coding sequence ATGAAAAAACTATTATTATTCCCTATAATCCTTCAAACCCTCCTGGGCTGTAACAGTGCTCCACCAGCCGAACTTACCAAGATGGAACATTCAACGCTGCTTGTCGCAACACAGGGCTCTATTTATAATTTTGATCTTGATGAAAATAAAATAGCATGGCAATATAACAGTCCTATAGATTCCACTGGTAACAGAAATCTTTTTACACTGGATGGGCAAAATATTTTCATGCCTTTTGAAAGTGGAAAGCTGATTAATTTTGATGTTAATACAGGCAAAATAATCTGGAAGCAACAAGTCGATGGCAGCGAAGATTTACCAATAGATTTGGGTGGCAATGATAACCAGCAAAATCAAAAACTACAATCAATCATGCCTTTATTTATGTCTCAACCACTTGTTGATGGCCAAAATATAATAATAGCTTCCACAGGACAGCCAGAGACTACGAATGCATGGTTATATAACTTCAACAGAACTACGGGTGAAAAAACATGGGCAAGCCCCTTACCTACTGTCTTCAATCTATATGCACCTGTAAAATACCGCGACAATTATTTTGTAAATTCAGCTGTATTCCTGGAGATGTATACTCAAATAGGTACTCATACATCTTACGGAATGTTCGATGGTGATGTGGAGATCGCAGGCCAGCCTCTTCAGCATCATGATGTAAGCCAGTTTGAATATCCTATTTACAACCAAATGCAGACCGATGGCAAAAACCTTTTTATAGGTGATGAAAAAGGTAAATTTTATTGCCTGAATCTTGATAAAAATGCTAGCCTTCCAAATTCAGATATTTCTGATCCCAATAATACATTTATTAAAAATCCAAAGGTATTTAAATGGATATTTAAAGACGATCATTACAGCTTTGCCGGGGATGCCAAGAGTTTTTTAGAAGATGATATTCTATATACTGTCCTGAGGGACGGCATTCGTACTGAATCTTGCATTTTTGCTATTGACACTGATAATGGTAAAACAAAGTGGAAACAAGTAATAAAGGCAGATATTATAAACTGGTCGACTGTTAAAGATAAAATTATCGGTAATACAGAAAACACAATTTTTTATATGGATGCTAATGGTAAAAACTTTACTGAAGTTAAAATTAAGAATAAGCCATTATCCAATATAGAATCTATCGACAAGACTCATTTTATATATGCCACCCAAAAAGGAATTGAAATCTTCGATACCAATACAAGAACATCAAAACTTGTTATAAGTAAATATTTTAAAGATAACCAGCACAACAACTTACAGATTAAATATATTTATAAATAA
- a CDS encoding MFS transporter — MNTHSKRWQALGFLVAGAFLSPLDYFIVNMALPAIQKAFNATDQQLQLVVAIYGLTYAALVVCGGRLGDIYGRKKIFTLGLYIFLFSSIACAFSPDISVLIAARLFQGVGASLLAPQVLASVRVLFSSTEQPKAVSIFSSVFGLASVAGQLLGGLLLNLHWAGFSWEMVFLVNVPVTIICIAGIHFSMDNNKESEHSGIDYKGALLLILALLLFICSLIFGREYHWAWWIFCTMIVGLGLLVIFFRYEVKRYQQNKSVLIDPALLLDKRFSLSLPVIFFYNFTAGLFICYPYYLQQFLHYSPMSTGLAIVPYGLAFFLGPLIAQRVKLSVNTLIYIGLGLLIIGFSASSWLFYYWQKPSLGTDITLFLAGLGHGVIMPVMMRTAIALVSKDKAGQASALVSISMQVGGVTGGAIIGTVFFSTINDLGFPKAFALAILMIALFQITGLYLNSKLLKLSKNSSILNSIIK; from the coding sequence ATGAATACTCATTCGAAAAGATGGCAGGCACTAGGTTTTCTGGTAGCAGGAGCTTTTTTGTCACCTTTGGATTATTTTATTGTGAACATGGCCTTGCCAGCAATACAAAAGGCTTTTAATGCTACAGATCAGCAATTACAATTAGTGGTAGCTATCTACGGACTAACTTATGCTGCGTTGGTCGTATGTGGCGGAAGGTTGGGGGATATCTACGGAAGGAAGAAAATATTTACCCTCGGATTGTACATTTTCCTGTTTTCCTCCATAGCATGTGCTTTTTCTCCTGATATTTCTGTGCTCATTGCTGCCAGACTTTTTCAGGGAGTGGGAGCTTCCCTTTTGGCTCCACAGGTGTTGGCATCTGTTCGGGTATTATTTAGCAGTACTGAACAGCCAAAGGCAGTCAGTATTTTTAGTTCTGTATTTGGTCTCGCTTCCGTAGCAGGACAATTGTTGGGTGGTCTTTTGCTCAATTTACACTGGGCTGGATTTTCATGGGAAATGGTATTTTTAGTAAATGTACCTGTTACCATTATCTGCATTGCAGGTATCCATTTCAGTATGGATAATAATAAAGAATCTGAGCATTCGGGTATTGACTATAAAGGAGCTTTGTTATTAATTCTTGCACTATTACTGTTTATTTGCTCGCTTATTTTCGGAAGAGAATACCATTGGGCGTGGTGGATATTTTGTACCATGATAGTAGGGTTAGGACTTTTGGTAATCTTTTTCAGATATGAAGTGAAGAGGTATCAGCAGAATAAATCAGTTCTTATAGATCCTGCTTTATTGCTGGATAAGCGATTTTCATTAAGCCTGCCTGTTATATTTTTCTACAATTTTACAGCAGGGTTATTTATTTGTTATCCTTATTATTTACAACAATTCCTGCATTACTCACCAATGAGCACAGGACTGGCTATTGTTCCTTATGGATTGGCATTTTTTCTAGGACCTTTAATTGCTCAAAGAGTAAAACTTTCTGTCAATACTTTAATTTATATAGGTTTGGGCTTACTTATAATAGGTTTTTCAGCAAGCTCATGGCTGTTTTATTACTGGCAAAAGCCTTCATTAGGAACTGATATCACATTATTTCTGGCAGGGCTTGGACATGGTGTAATTATGCCGGTTATGATGCGCACAGCTATAGCCTTGGTCAGTAAAGACAAAGCAGGACAAGCATCAGCCCTGGTCAGTATCAGTATGCAGGTAGGTGGTGTAACTGGTGGAGCCATTATCGGAACTGTATTTTTTAGTACTATAAATGATTTAGGTTTTCCAAAAGCATTTGCACTGGCTATTTTAATGATCGCCTTATTTCAGATTACCGGACTGTACCTTAATTCCAAACTTCTAAAATTATCAAAAAATTCATCAATACTAAATTCTATAATAAAATGA